One region of Rhodohalobacter mucosus genomic DNA includes:
- a CDS encoding ATP-dependent zinc protease: MQTENRKPVIGRLEKIDLPDLSIRNLDAKIDTGAYTSSLHCHRIELFQNKGVLWVRFHVLDPKHPEYEEIEFRSPVHRIKSVKSSNGRAEERVIIEQKAIFNGESGRIQLSLTDRSEMKYPVLIGRRFIKNRFVVDVSKKYLSQSIK, from the coding sequence TTGCAAACTGAAAACAGAAAACCGGTTATAGGCAGACTGGAAAAGATTGACCTGCCCGACCTTTCTATCCGTAACCTGGATGCTAAAATTGATACCGGTGCCTATACTTCCAGCCTTCATTGCCATAGGATTGAACTATTTCAGAATAAAGGCGTTTTGTGGGTGCGTTTTCATGTGCTGGATCCCAAACATCCGGAGTACGAGGAGATTGAGTTCAGATCTCCGGTACATCGTATAAAAAGCGTAAAAAGCTCAAACGGAAGGGCAGAGGAACGGGTCATTATCGAACAGAAGGCAATTTTTAACGGTGAAAGCGGCCGGATTCAGCTATCCCTGACAGACAGATCTGAAATGAAATATCCCGTTTTAATAGGACGGCGGTTTATTAAAAACAGATTTGTTGTAGATGTATCTAAAAAATATTTATCACAATCTATCAAATAA
- a CDS encoding alanine racemase produces the protein MPQRPRLIIDEKRCRRNIERIVHKAARTSTEFRPHFKTHQSHEVGNWFREAGVTGITVTSPEMAEYFVQDGWKDITIAFPFYPGMIKKLNTLSQNCAVRLFINSVEDLKMVHRQIKQPVSFYVELDAGYGRSGMPVSNPDAIHRLIQSADSLDSVRFHGFYIHDGGTYRARNRGEILKRIEGSLNALRLFKSEYPTSKTSLGDTPSASVLNSFEGLDECTPGNLVFYDRMQVAIGSCTPDDVALFAELPVAQVYEAQNRAMIHGGAVHLSKDSIEVGNKQVYGQRISGYPDSVELIEGSILTALSQEHGTLTGVEGLRAGDWITVMPIHSCLAANLFSHYETLDGRIINKRVLS, from the coding sequence ATGCCGCAAAGACCCAGACTAATTATCGATGAGAAACGGTGCAGAAGAAACATTGAACGCATCGTCCATAAAGCTGCCCGAACTTCAACAGAGTTCAGGCCGCATTTTAAAACCCACCAGTCTCATGAAGTGGGAAACTGGTTCAGGGAAGCCGGTGTAACCGGAATTACCGTAACCTCACCGGAAATGGCGGAGTATTTTGTTCAGGACGGATGGAAGGATATCACGATAGCCTTTCCATTTTATCCGGGGATGATTAAAAAACTAAACACCCTCAGTCAGAATTGTGCAGTGCGGCTGTTTATCAACTCCGTTGAAGATCTGAAAATGGTTCACAGGCAGATAAAACAACCTGTCAGCTTTTATGTTGAGCTTGATGCCGGATACGGCCGAAGCGGAATGCCTGTTTCAAACCCTGATGCAATTCACCGGCTCATTCAATCAGCAGATTCGCTTGACTCTGTACGGTTCCATGGATTCTATATTCATGACGGCGGAACCTATCGCGCCAGAAATCGTGGAGAGATTCTGAAACGGATTGAGGGTTCCCTCAATGCTCTCCGATTGTTTAAAAGTGAGTATCCCACTTCAAAAACCTCTCTCGGCGATACACCATCTGCTTCCGTTCTAAACTCGTTTGAAGGACTTGATGAGTGCACGCCCGGAAACCTGGTTTTCTATGATCGCATGCAGGTAGCCATCGGCAGCTGTACACCGGATGATGTTGCACTTTTTGCGGAATTACCTGTAGCACAGGTATATGAAGCCCAAAACAGGGCAATGATACATGGAGGAGCTGTTCATCTGTCCAAAGATTCCATAGAAGTTGGCAATAAACAGGTATACGGACAGCGAATTTCCGGCTATCCTGACTCCGTAGAGCTTATAGAGGGCTCCATCCTGACGGCCCTGTCGCAGGAACACGGTACGCTTACGGGTGTTGAGGGATTGCGTGCAGGCGATTGGATTACAGTAATGCCTATACACTCCTGTTTAGCGGCTAACCTTTTTTCACACTACGAAACACTTGATGGCCGTATAATCAACAAACGAGTGCTTTCATGA